A segment of the Deltaproteobacteria bacterium genome:
ACCAGGGCGTCGAAAGTGTGGTTCCTCATGTCAGCGCGTCGCCCGATGAAGGACTCGCGGAACGCGGTTTCCGCCGTCGGCTATCGGAATGCCTTCTTCCGCTGCCCCTAGGTTCCGAGAAAGACCGGAAAGCGCCGCCTCTTACGAAGCCAGCGCCTCAAGCGCCTCATTGGTGGCGGGGTCCACCTCGTAGGGTCCGGGCAGGCCCAGCTCCCTGGCGATGTCGCGCATGGCGGGCAGGACTTCCTCGCCCATGAGCTTGAGCGTGCGCATCTGGGACTCGTGGTCCATGGCGCCGTCGCCGGTGCGGAAGATGATGATGCCCGGGCGCAGGTACTCCATGATGTAGCGGATGCCCTCGACGCACTCGTCGGGGGTGCCGACGATCATGCCCCTGGTGGCCACCTGGTCCTCGAAGGAGGCGAGGGCGCCGGCCCGGGTCTTCCCGGTGGCGTCCGGAGCCGTCATCTGCCGCCGCAGGGCCACGGCCCTTCGGCTGTTCAGGCCCGGCGGGCTCATGATCCAGGGAATGGGCCTCTGGACGCCCGGGTCGAAGGGGCTGCGCACTCCCTGGGTCAGGGTGCGCCCCACTTCCATGGCCTTGGCCTTGGTCTCCTCCACGTGCACGAAGAACATGTAGCCCAGGTGCTGCGGGCCGGCCTCGTAGCCTTCTTCCTCCGCCGTCTCGTAGTAGACCTTGAACATCTCGCGGGTGAGCTCTAGCTGCGTGGAGAGCATGACGTAGGGATAGCGGTGCCGGGCGCACCACTCCACCGTCTCCCGGCTGGAGGTGCCGGGCACCCAGATGGGCGGGTGCGGCTTCTGGTACGGCACCGCCCAAGGGTTCACGTAGCGGTAGTGGAAGTGCTTGCCCTCCCAGCGGAACGGGCCGGGGGTGGTCCAGGTCTTGATGA
Coding sequences within it:
- a CDS encoding LLM class flavin-dependent oxidoreductase → IKTWTTPGPFRWEGKHFHYRYVNPWAVPYQKPHPPIWVPGTSSRETVEWCARHRYPYVMLSTQLELTREMFKVYYETAEEEGYEAGPQHLGYMFFVHVEETKAKAMEVGRTLTQGVRSPFDPGVQRPIPWIMSPPGLNSRRAVALRRQMTAPDATGKTRAGALASFEDQVATRGMIVGTPDECVEGIRYIMEYLRPGIIIFRTGDGAMDHESQMRTLKLMGEEVLPAMRDIARELGLPGPYEVDPATNEALEALAS